In Pecten maximus chromosome 10, xPecMax1.1, whole genome shotgun sequence, one genomic interval encodes:
- the LOC117335655 gene encoding uncharacterized protein LOC117335655, translating to MAALNLYKQTVRKALGDPVICSGVKLARHLGVLDTISQKPMAARAIATQLNMKERFILELSHAMTASGVVSMNAEGILSIPKEDTAFLLEEAGKAKWEPHLEATLPVLLKCFPVDGSKGYNLDEAPAVLELINQSRAPATDKLIKAFIANINLYHPDKQNITDVLDFGCGTGDITVPLAKSLDGVSVTGCDTSPLAIESATKASGGVKNINFVQVDTKTLDESWTKKFDVILLFDVLHDLPYPEETMTQVKNVLKDDGILIIIDPGVSSNPLNNLNNPRAAYALTVSTFYCVPSSCNHLHSHALGVSWGNENKEMFLTKQGLIIKNQIALLDSLFFHTFVCVKDAKKGKMGKK from the exons ATGGCCGCATTAAATTTGTACAAGCAGACTGTTAGGAAAGCTTTGGGAGACCCAGTCATATGCTCCGGTGTGAAATTGGCCCGTCATCTGGGTGTGCTGGACACGATATCTCAGAAACCCATGGCGGCACGGGCAATTGCTACTCAGCTTAACATGAAGGAAAG gTTCATATTGGAGCTTAGTCATGCGATGACGGCATCAGGCGTTGTTTCGATGAATGCAGAAGGAATACTATCCATACCGAAAGAGGACACCGCATTTTTGCTTGAGGAGGCAGGAAAAGCCAAATGGGAACCCCACCTGGAGGCTACATTACCTGTTCTTTTAAAATGCTTCCCTGTGGATGGCTCGAAAG GTTATAATCTTGACGAAGCACCAGCCGTGTTGGAACTAATCAATCAAAGTCGGGCCCCTGCTACCGATAAATTGATCAAAGCTTTCATAGCCAATATAAACCTGTACCACCCAG ataaacaaaatataaccgATGTCCTGGACTTCGGATGCGGTACAGGAGATATCACCGTTCCTCTTGCCAAAAGTCTGGACGGGGTGTCTGTTACAGGATGTGACACGTCCCCTCTAGCCATAGAAAGTGCAACGAAAGCGTCTGGGGGAGTTAAGAACATTAACTTTGTTCAGGTAGATACTAAAACACTCGACGAAAGTTGGACCAAGAAGTTCGACGTTATACTCTTGTTTGATGTTCTTCACGACCTTCCGTACCCAGAGGAGACAATGACACAGGTAAAAAATGTGCTGAAGGATGATGGGATACTGATCATCATTGACCCTGGTGTCAGCAGTAACCCATTGAATAATCTTAATAACCCCCGCGCCGCCTACGCACTGACCGTCAGCACCTTCTACTGTGTTCCCAGCAGCTGTAACCATTTACATAGCCATGCCTTGGGTGTCAGCTGGGGTAATGAAAATAAAGAGATGTTTCTTACCAAGCAAGGGCTGATAATCAAAAACCAGATAGCACTTCTAGATAGTTTGTTCTTTCATACGTTTGTCTGTGTCAAAGACGCAAAGAAGGGTAAAATGGGAAAGAAATAA